atccgaaccgaagtagcaaaatatccgaacggatattgaattaggagagattggatatccgaacacgaacgggtaatatccaaacccgaatggatatccgaagataaccgaatatatgtataattaaccttatattcctagtttacatctcttattttatataaaatatttatattgatactacacatactttaagttcatttgatatacatacaattacgaaaaaaatgatttgctactcacttaaaatgcatgtcaaaactttttatttcaaaaattaacaaaaagttacatccaaaattaaaaaacaataaccaaattaatgtctttttagttttaaaatgttatgttcaaatctattaaccattcaatctattaaaaaaaatagttaagtgaaaattatatttttaaatacaagaaatttgaaaaatgaaaaatttaatatttttttcaaaatctaaatatccgaacccgatccgaaataaaaATACCTGAACGCGACCCGAAGttcaaaaatatccgaacgggttctacacctctatactaaaatacccaaaaatccgaACTACcctacccgaacccgaacgcccacccctatttATTACTCCGTTTCTCCCTCAATTTTGGAGCAAAAAATGAAGATGCTCTAATCCTAACTCTTTCTCTCCTGTTCATCTACTTAAGATTCCAACATTCACCTTTTTCTACGCAAGTCGGTCTGGCATATGTCCACCTAAACAAcacagttttttttatttatctcacTTTTGATGGTTCTTGAAAATGAAGAACAATCCAATTGTCTTTTAATTTGGAGATGAATCGTGATTATCATTGCCCACTGATAAATGTGGTTTTAAGCATCTCGTGTCGTTTTTACGATTAAATGAAACGCTACGTTTCAATTTAATGGATCCCTATTTAGAAAAGATGACTTTGTTTAGGGAGGGTTACATGCATCGAAGGTTTAATAGTTGaaagttttaaaacatattttttagttGAAGGTTTTCTATCCgatttaaaaatagttgaaggtttaaattactaaaatatatattgattataagCATCTCATGTTGTTTTTGTGATTATATGAGACACTAAATTTCAATTTAACGGGTTTTCGTTTAGAAAAGACGACTTTGTTGACAAAGGATTAACGGTAATAAATAGCTTAATAGTTGagggtttaaaaacataaaattttagttgaGAGTTTTTCATCCGATCTAAAATAGCTAGGagtttaaatcactaaaaatacaatttttttttttgatcaacactaaaaatacattaaactaATGTTTACCAGTCCATAACCAAGTATGAACCGGAAGCTTTCAGATTTGGCATGATTCCTCCTCGACAGATTCTAGGTTTAGAAACATAATTGAATTGTGTATTTCCAATTATGGAAGCGTCATTTCATAAAATCAGAGGCAAAATTAATTATAGTGAAACGTATATACACTGTATATTTAAGTCACAAtttactactttttttttgtcatcacgAACATTTTGTTAATGGAGACGCaagatttgagtttttttcgccaaaaccgtaaaatttaatttctcgccaaaaccagaaaattgagtttttcgcaaaaaccaaaaaaatcgagttttccagccaaaacgcaaaatcaatttttcccgccaaaaatagaaaattgaattttcccgttaaaactgaaaaatcatttttcttGCCAAAACTGCAATATTAAGTTTTCCAGCAAAATCGTAAAATTTTCTACCAAAATTGCaaacatcatatttttttttgttaaaatcacaaaattgTATTcaacaaaaccgcaaaatcttgttttttttttgttgaacttGAAAAATCTTATCTTTTCGCCATAACCGTAAAAATTAAATTCTCCGTAAAATCTTGATTTCAAAATTCCCAAAACAGAAAAACATTGTTTGagtgtattatatattttttaatgaaattattataattatgtaAATCACGTGCTAATATTATTTGCTtgtgttttaaaagattttataaaatggGCTAACTCTGAACTAACCCTAATCCAGCTCTTCAAACATAAACTATTAGGACTAAAATAGGATTAGGGCTAGAATAGGGTctggtttatattttatagGCTGGGTGGGCTAAAAAACCCTATATAACATCCCAAAATTCAAGCATATTGTCTTTCATCGAAAGCATAGAAAATCTTGGGTTTCGTCAAAAACAAGAGTAGGAACGCAAATTTTACAATAAGATAAACCGAATAgctatacaatattttattttacaaaaaaaaactatacaatatttaaatataaatcaataaaaatacataatacaaaTACAAAAACTTTAGGAAAAGACACTCGTACGAACATAAAGTGAAGAACCATAAGGAAAGCTTATGTAAATGCCTCATAGACAGTTCATGTTTTTTCAAAATCCCATGATATAATTGCGGAACAAAATCTGTAGAACATTCTTTATATGTTATACTCTCACGAgcaaagaaataaacaaaaaaaaaatagtaggaGTTGTTTTGTTGTGATGTAGAAGCTCATGTTGCTTTGTATTTGCTTTTATGATAGAGTTTGTTGAAGATTTGTTTGCATTTTTGTGAATATTAGGTGTTTTCATCTCACCTTCATTATTTAACAAGATAAAAAGTACTTAATATAGATTCAGAGGACTATGATCGATGGATCCACCAATTTACATAaggggtgtcaaaatgagcTATAACTTATGTGGTAGCTCAGCTCAGCTTGATTTTTCATGATCAtgagttatattttttaaattcatttaataaatgagtttAATGAACAAGCTTAAATTAAATCACGAGTTATATGAACAATCTTAAATGAACATGAACCAACTCATTAGCTTGGTCATTTTTatacttaaaattatatatatcatatgtaaataagataatttctatatcatcatatttatcttctaaaattaCAATGtaaatccaaatttatttagatatatatatagaatatgtaaaagaaaattttatataccCATCATCTGTCTTTAAATTTAgatgtaaaacaaaatattcctAAGAGACAATTTAGAAATTACTCGTAATTATcttacttaatatttttttttttacatttaaattttataaaacataatataaaaatcatacttttaatattataagacttaataaaacttattttaatattttattttatgataattaatattttatattaaatcgCGAGCTATCTCGTTTTGCTCATGATCTTTAATGATATGAGTTCAAGTTTACGTATTAAAGTTCATCTAATAAATGAGCTGAGCTAACTCTTGAAAGATTCGAACTTACTATGAGCTTATGAGCTGAGCTGAGTTGAGCGAGATAGCtcatttttacatatttatatataaggagCATGTCACAAACACAATCCTATGTCGTTGTAGTGTTTGGTGATCTTTTTCCACCGGCTTCAAAACCAACCTACGATGCGTTCCGCATAACCGGAACGCATAACCCTGCTAATTCTTATGGTCAAAAAGATCTCATCTAATCCAATTGGGTCAAGTAATGGGCTGCAACACTTAGCATTTTTGTAACTGGGCTCAAGTCAGTTAATCAGGCCTAATCATGTAGAGCTTTCCACCTCGACCATTCAATTTCAAATGGTCGTCATATGACGTTTGGCTTTCTAATGACACAAGCACGAATCATGCTCATCATTACTCATTAGGATAACGTTAACAATGTACCAACTATACTTTATACTAGAGACAAAGTTAAACGTAGTAATCATATAATCTTTCCTTGGAAGCCTAGGTGATACTACTTTCGTGATGCTTTTTAACCACAGTACCAAATCATTTTCCTTTTCAATAAAATACACAAATTAGACAGTCTCGTAACTTAACAAGTAActccatatatatgtaaattgtgTATAAACGACTTTATACGAATACTCCATGTTAAGTTGTCCATCCTTGTATTGTGTTGTGGTCTACAGTATCAAAGAAATTAAATCAAAAGAAATAGCCTTACCAAAAcgttataaatataattaataccCACAACGTCTTCTACTTAACCgttaattaaaataatgtatatatgtCTGTTAGGAAGTTTGGTCATTCGatctttaattaatttaaaataaattcacACTTCTGATTACTATTCGtaatggagacaaaaatgtttataataaaaaaacttaggTGAAGGTTGCTGTAACCATTGGGCTAACTGATCTCAACCACAGCCACTTGAAGACAAATAATTcgtacaaatatataattacattgCAATAATTATACTAGATGCGTTTTATTACCTCTTATGATTCTAAGCAAAGTTTGTCGCTCTGTAAGCAAGCCGAGAGATACTAGTTATTTGTACACTTATAAGTTTTATCAGTCTACCACAGAAGTTGAAGCATCTCGTTAATTGTTTCGTTTTAAAGTAATACGATTGTTCTCGGAGGTAGAAGCACTAATGACGTTGACGAGATACCAGATACGGAACGAGTACGGCTTGGCGGATAAGGAGCTCTACAGCGATAAGGAAGATGCTGAAGTTTTGCTCGAAGGTTCATCAATGGCTGGACTCGTCGGCCTTTTGCGCCAGCTTGGCGACCTCGCTGAGTAAGTTTCTTTCTTCCTATTGGCTATGAGGTGCCGTTTGAGAGATCATTTGAGTTTTGTTtatcattttagtatttatCTAGGAATTTTACTCATGCTTATTTGAAACCAATGTTTCAACTCTGTCCTTACTTTCACATTTAAGGTTTGCTGGTGAAGTGTTCCATAACCTGCATGAAGAACTAATGACAACTTCAGCACGAGGACAAGGTTTGGCAattcgtcttcaacagcttgaAGCACAAGTTCCTAATTCGGTTGAGATACCTATTTTGTCTCAAACCGATCATTCAACTTTCTTTTACGATCCAGGCAAGTCATCTTACTTTGGcttatatatagtattataAGAGCTCTTAGGTGTTATGTTGATGgtataatcattttatttcatTCAAGGCAAATGGAAATTTTGTGTGGAATTGATGAGCTAAGTCATTGCACATCATTTTAAAATGTCAATTCAGCCTATTCTAGTGTATTGATATTTGATATTAGACTCCAGGCATAGGATTGATTAGGTCATGCAATATTTCAGGATTGGAATGGCATTCTACTTTGAAAACAGAAGAACATCTAATTTATCCACACAAGTTGCCTCATTGTATAATTGATTCATATGAGGAATGTCGTGGTCCGCCCCAGCTCTACCTTCTTGACAAGTACAATTTTCAGTAGATTCAAGGAAGTTTCAGAAATTTTCATTATAGTAAAACTTGgcttacaagtttttttttgtctttttgtcttttttctgCTGTTTTTAATTAAGGTTTGATGTTGATGGGTCTGGATCATGCTTGAAGCGTTACTCTGACCCATCTTTGTTAAAGAAGCTTACTGCATCACAACTCAGCAAAGATGAGAGACCAATCAAACCAAAGGTATTTTATTAACTACTCTTGTCACTTGTCTCTCCAAAACAAGCATTTGGAATGCATAATTTGTGTATATTATGTGGTACAATATTTTTCATCTACAGAAGAAAGCATCACACATTAGTAATGGAGAGAGAACACTTGGGGATTCACAAACATCACATGCTAAGTGAGCACCCATATGCTTTATGTTTAGTTTTCTCTCAAGTCATTACTGTTTCTGAAGTTTCATATGATCAACTCTTTGATTTGGTGACAATCTGCTTTTTGGATGGTACAGGTTGAATCAGCTCTTCTTAATGGACCATGCTGAAGATCCAGAAATTACAGTTAAACTAAAGAGAAGACATCTGAATGGACCTCCTCCAATTAACTCAAGCTCTGGGACAGGTTACATGGAGAAGTTCCTGAAGAATTCTTTGCCCTACTGTGAAAGAGTTCATGAGACACTGGATCAGTCATCTTCAGCAATGGAAACTGATGAAGTTGCAACATGCAACGTACGAGTGGACCTGTCAACACCTTCTTTGGTTTATCCAAACAATGGAGAGACTAGAAAAGAGAGGGAAATGGAAGCCATTGCTGATGATGAAAGAGAGGGAGGAGGAGCAATGGTTTACAATGACACAGATGCACCACCTGCTTCCACAGAGACGGAAGCAGACAAGGCTGATGTGACTCAAACAGGGGTCCTGGCTGCTAATGTTCTGCACCACTCAACGGAGGAAGGAGCATCTGAGGGTACCAAAGATGTTCAAACAAATGACGGTGAGGATGATCATTCTCAACATGTTTTTAGTGTGGAGACTGGATCTGAGATGTCTTTAACCGGTTTAGTAGAAGACCAGTTCTGTTCCTTAACCAATCAAGAGACAGAGAAAGAGCCTGATTGTCTTCTTATTCAAAACCAGCATATTAGCACATTTGACAACTTTGAAGATTTATCTGTGGATGCTGATGCAATACATGACAGTGCTGTCccgaaagaagaagatgaaaccaGCTCACAAGATGGATATTCCGTGAATACCGAACACGAACACGCTGGACACGCTTCAACTTTTGAAACTCTGATGTTAGATACTCCGAGAGATGTTCAAACAGGAAACATAACCCCCTCGGCCTCATATTGGCAAGAAGACGCATTAGCCAACTCTGATCTAGCTGAGATATCATCATATTCTGGAAAAGAGGATCCACAAAACATGCCTATTATTGCAGCTGGGAGTAGTGATGGTACTGATACTCAAAGAGATGGTGCGGGTGATAACCATACTAGCCTGAATGATAAGGCCAGTGAGACCGTCCCCGAAGTAGCCTTAGAAGTAGATCCAGAAGAGTGTCTTT
The nucleotide sequence above comes from Brassica napus cultivar Da-Ae chromosome A9, Da-Ae, whole genome shotgun sequence. Encoded proteins:
- the LOC106368857 gene encoding protein SCAR4-like, translating into MTLTRYQIRNEYGLADKELYSDKEDAEVLLEGSSMAGLVGLLRQLGDLAEFAGEVFHNLHEELMTTSARGQGLAIRLQQLEAQVPNSVEIPILSQTDHSTFFYDPGLEWHSTLKTEEHLIYPHKLPHCIIDSYEECRGPPQLYLLDKFDVDGSGSCLKRYSDPSLLKKLTASQLSKDERPIKPKKKASHISNGERTLGDSQTSHAKLNQLFLMDHAEDPEITVKLKRRHLNGPPPINSSSGTGYMEKFLKNSLPYCERVHETLDQSSSAMETDEVATCNVRVDLSTPSLVYPNNGETRKEREMEAIADDEREGGGAMVYNDTDAPPASTETEADKADVTQTGVLAANVLHHSTEEGASEGTKDVQTNDGEDDHSQHVFSVETGSEMSLTGLVEDQFCSLTNQETEKEPDCLLIQNQHISTFDNFEDLSVDADAIHDSAVPKEEDETSSQDGYSVNTEHEHAGHASTFETLMLDTPRDVQTGNITPSASYWQEDALANSDLAEISSYSGKEDPQNMPIIAAGSSDGTDTQRDGAGDNHTSLNDKASETVPEVALEVDPEECLLGTQECLSPEYYIQTHSQGGQESLSETDSENTTAEAAAESLPPQDVPLGVQYSTSEETLTCNENEAEVEALNAPHQGDITSLNGNIPESVLSMDPTDQENCLDVPMAPFSTSLHVTPMEDLEITPPLPPLPPTQWWMGKLVDSVKTTETQFSPVPSLGNNSFYIHRDEKIHNGLVQGTEALDQSEASVTADESHNTDVDPVEAVLTSAKTTLNEPSKATEEEQSPSESVAWESLLTPEATPEAESTEGLEALEWFSQNLKEHTNPNLTKLEEEPQLDHPLEPPGETEGDNKSYEYNEKVEKLPRDKESLVLGIDRSMLRKVSERNRTQLGARVDENDSLLEIIRSKSFNLRPADASVRHNFQVAAPITNLKVAAILEKANSLRHAMAGSDDDHDSDSWSE